The following proteins come from a genomic window of Rissa tridactyla isolate bRisTri1 chromosome 13, bRisTri1.patW.cur.20221130, whole genome shotgun sequence:
- the ANAPC7 gene encoding anaphase-promoting complex subunit 7 isoform X1 — protein sequence MSVVEHVREMAAAGLHSNVRLLSGLLLTMSGNNPELFSPSQKYQLLVYHADSLFHDKEYRNAVSKYTMALQQKKALSKTSKVRPSTGNAASTPQSQCLPSEIEVKYKMAECYTMLKQDKDAIAILDGIPSRQRTPKINMMLANLYKKAGQERSSVTSYKEVLRQCPLALDAILGLLSLSVKGAEVASMTINVIQSIPNLDWLSVWIKAYAFVHTGDNTRAINTICSLEKKSLLRDNVDLLGSLADLYFRAGDNKNSILKFEQAQMLDPYLIKGMDVYGYLLAREGRLEDVENLGCRLFNISDQHAEPWVVSGCHSFYSKRYSRALYLGAKAIQLNSNSVQALLLKGAALRNMGRVQEAIIHFREAIRLAPCRLDCYEGLIECYLASSSIREAMVMANNVYKTLGANAQTLTLLATVCLEDPVTQEKAKTLLDKALTQRPDYIKAVVKKAELLSREQKYEDGIALLRNALANQSDCVLHRILGDFLVAVNEYQEAMDQYSIALSLDPNDQKSLEGMQKMEKEESPTDATQEEDVDDMEGSGEEGDLEGSDSEAAQWADQEQWFGMQ from the exons atGAGTGTGGTGGAGCACGTACGAGAGATGGCGGCCGCTGGGCTCCACTCTAACGTGCGGCTCCTCAGCGGGCTTCTCCTCACGATGAGCGGCAATAACCC GGAACTGTTTTCACCATCTCAGAAATACCAGCTCCTTGTATATCATGCAGACTCTCTCTTCCATGATAAAGAATATAGAAATGCTGTAAGTAAGTATACAATGGCTTTGCAGCAGAAAAAAGCACTAAGTAAAACTTCAAAAGTTAGACCTTCTACTGGGAATGCTGCATCAACTCCCCAGAGCCAG tgtttaccGTCTGAAATTGAAGTGAAATATAAAATGGCTGAATGTTATACAATGCTGAAGCAAGATAAAGATGCCATTGCTATACTTGATGGGATTCCTTCCAGACAGAGGACCCCAAAG ATCAATATGATGTTGGCAAATCTATACAAGAAAGCAGGTCAAGAGCGCTCATCTGTTACGAGCTACAAAGAAGTACTGAGGCAGTGCCCTTTAGCACTTGATGCCATACTAG GCTTACTCTCGCTGTCGGTGAAAGGTGCGGAAGTGGCCTCTATGACAATCAACGTAATTCAGAGTATTCCTAACTTGGATTGGCTTTCGGTGTGGATCAAGGCATATGCTTTTGTGCATACTGGAGATAACACAAGAGCAATAAATACCATTTG ctCTTTAGAGAAGAAGTCATTGCTGAGGGATAATGTAGACTTACTGGGGAGCTTAGCAGACCTGTATTTCAGAGCTGGAGATAATAAAAACTCTATTCTAAAATTTGAACAAGCTCAAATGCTAGATCCTTACCTAATAAAAG GAATGGATGTATATGGTTATTTATTGGCACGTGAAGGTCGGCTAGAGGATGTGGAGAACTTGGGCTGCCGTCTCTTCAATATTTCTGATCAACATGCAGAACCCTGGGTGGTGTCTGG GTGTCATAGTTTCTACAGTAAACGATACTCTCGTGCCTTATATTTAGGAGCCAAAGCTATCCAGCTTAATAGTAACAGTGTTCAAGCTCTCCTGCTGAAAGGAGCTGCTCTTAGGAATATGGGCCGAGTACAGGAAGCAATTATACACTTCCGTGAAGCAATACGTCTCGCACCTTGTAGGCTGGATTGCTATGAAG GTCTCATCGAATGTTACCTAGCATCCAGCAGTATCCGTGAAGCTATGGTTATGGCAAATAATGTGTATAAAACTCTGGGAGCAAATGCACAGACACTCACTCTGTTAGCAACAGTCTGTCTCGAAGACCCAGTCACgcaggaaaaagcaaaaacattattGGACAAAGCGCTAACACAAAGACCTGATTACATTAAAGCTGTGGTAAAGAAAGCAGAACTTCTTa GTAGAGAACAAAAGTATGAAGATGGAATTGCTTTGCTGAGGAATGCGCTGGCTAATCAGAGCGACTGTGTTCTGCACCGAATACTGGGAGACTTTCTTGTAGCTGTCAATGAGTATCAGGAAGCAATGGACCAGTACAGTATTGCCCTAAG ttTGGATCCAAATGATCAGAAGTCACTAGAGGGaatgcagaaaatggaaaaagaggaaagtcCAACTGATGCAACCCAGGAAGAAGATGTGGATGATATGGAGGGGAGTGGAGAAGAGGGGGACTTGGAAGGCAGTGACAGTGAAGCAGCTCAGTGGGCAGATCAAGAACAGTGGTTTGGCATGCAGTAA
- the ANAPC7 gene encoding anaphase-promoting complex subunit 7 isoform X2, translated as MAECYTMLKQDKDAIAILDGIPSRQRTPKINMMLANLYKKAGQERSSVTSYKEVLRQCPLALDAILGLLSLSVKGAEVASMTINVIQSIPNLDWLSVWIKAYAFVHTGDNTRAINTICSLEKKSLLRDNVDLLGSLADLYFRAGDNKNSILKFEQAQMLDPYLIKGMDVYGYLLAREGRLEDVENLGCRLFNISDQHAEPWVVSGCHSFYSKRYSRALYLGAKAIQLNSNSVQALLLKGAALRNMGRVQEAIIHFREAIRLAPCRLDCYEGLIECYLASSSIREAMVMANNVYKTLGANAQTLTLLATVCLEDPVTQEKAKTLLDKALTQRPDYIKAVVKKAELLSREQKYEDGIALLRNALANQSDCVLHRILGDFLVAVNEYQEAMDQYSIALSLDPNDQKSLEGMQKMEKEESPTDATQEEDVDDMEGSGEEGDLEGSDSEAAQWADQEQWFGMQ; from the exons ATGGCTGAATGTTATACAATGCTGAAGCAAGATAAAGATGCCATTGCTATACTTGATGGGATTCCTTCCAGACAGAGGACCCCAAAG ATCAATATGATGTTGGCAAATCTATACAAGAAAGCAGGTCAAGAGCGCTCATCTGTTACGAGCTACAAAGAAGTACTGAGGCAGTGCCCTTTAGCACTTGATGCCATACTAG GCTTACTCTCGCTGTCGGTGAAAGGTGCGGAAGTGGCCTCTATGACAATCAACGTAATTCAGAGTATTCCTAACTTGGATTGGCTTTCGGTGTGGATCAAGGCATATGCTTTTGTGCATACTGGAGATAACACAAGAGCAATAAATACCATTTG ctCTTTAGAGAAGAAGTCATTGCTGAGGGATAATGTAGACTTACTGGGGAGCTTAGCAGACCTGTATTTCAGAGCTGGAGATAATAAAAACTCTATTCTAAAATTTGAACAAGCTCAAATGCTAGATCCTTACCTAATAAAAG GAATGGATGTATATGGTTATTTATTGGCACGTGAAGGTCGGCTAGAGGATGTGGAGAACTTGGGCTGCCGTCTCTTCAATATTTCTGATCAACATGCAGAACCCTGGGTGGTGTCTGG GTGTCATAGTTTCTACAGTAAACGATACTCTCGTGCCTTATATTTAGGAGCCAAAGCTATCCAGCTTAATAGTAACAGTGTTCAAGCTCTCCTGCTGAAAGGAGCTGCTCTTAGGAATATGGGCCGAGTACAGGAAGCAATTATACACTTCCGTGAAGCAATACGTCTCGCACCTTGTAGGCTGGATTGCTATGAAG GTCTCATCGAATGTTACCTAGCATCCAGCAGTATCCGTGAAGCTATGGTTATGGCAAATAATGTGTATAAAACTCTGGGAGCAAATGCACAGACACTCACTCTGTTAGCAACAGTCTGTCTCGAAGACCCAGTCACgcaggaaaaagcaaaaacattattGGACAAAGCGCTAACACAAAGACCTGATTACATTAAAGCTGTGGTAAAGAAAGCAGAACTTCTTa GTAGAGAACAAAAGTATGAAGATGGAATTGCTTTGCTGAGGAATGCGCTGGCTAATCAGAGCGACTGTGTTCTGCACCGAATACTGGGAGACTTTCTTGTAGCTGTCAATGAGTATCAGGAAGCAATGGACCAGTACAGTATTGCCCTAAG ttTGGATCCAAATGATCAGAAGTCACTAGAGGGaatgcagaaaatggaaaaagaggaaagtcCAACTGATGCAACCCAGGAAGAAGATGTGGATGATATGGAGGGGAGTGGAGAAGAGGGGGACTTGGAAGGCAGTGACAGTGAAGCAGCTCAGTGGGCAGATCAAGAACAGTGGTTTGGCATGCAGTAA
- the ANAPC7 gene encoding anaphase-promoting complex subunit 7 isoform X3 yields MSVVEHVREMAAAGLHSNVRLLSGLLLTMSGNNPELFSPSQKYQLLVYHADSLFHDKEYRNAVSKYTMALQQKKALSKTSKVRPSTGNAASTPQSQCLPSEIEVKYKMAECYTMLKQDKDAIAILDGIPSRQRTPKINMMLANLYKKAGQERSSVTSYKEVLRQCPLALDAILGLLSLSVKGAEVASMTINVIQSIPNLDWLSVWIKAYAFVHTGDNTRAINTICSLEKKSLLRDNVDLLGSLADLYFRAGDNKNSILKFEQAQMLDPYLIKGMDVYGYLLAREGRLEDVENLGCRLFNISDQHAEPWVVSGCHSFYSKRYSRALYLGAKAIQLNSNSVQALLLKGAALRNMGRVQEAIIHFREAIRLAPCRLDCYEGLIECYLASSSIREAMVMANNVYKTLGANAQTLTLLATVCLEDPVTQEKAKTLLDKALTQRPDYIKAVVKKAELLILHINR; encoded by the exons atGAGTGTGGTGGAGCACGTACGAGAGATGGCGGCCGCTGGGCTCCACTCTAACGTGCGGCTCCTCAGCGGGCTTCTCCTCACGATGAGCGGCAATAACCC GGAACTGTTTTCACCATCTCAGAAATACCAGCTCCTTGTATATCATGCAGACTCTCTCTTCCATGATAAAGAATATAGAAATGCTGTAAGTAAGTATACAATGGCTTTGCAGCAGAAAAAAGCACTAAGTAAAACTTCAAAAGTTAGACCTTCTACTGGGAATGCTGCATCAACTCCCCAGAGCCAG tgtttaccGTCTGAAATTGAAGTGAAATATAAAATGGCTGAATGTTATACAATGCTGAAGCAAGATAAAGATGCCATTGCTATACTTGATGGGATTCCTTCCAGACAGAGGACCCCAAAG ATCAATATGATGTTGGCAAATCTATACAAGAAAGCAGGTCAAGAGCGCTCATCTGTTACGAGCTACAAAGAAGTACTGAGGCAGTGCCCTTTAGCACTTGATGCCATACTAG GCTTACTCTCGCTGTCGGTGAAAGGTGCGGAAGTGGCCTCTATGACAATCAACGTAATTCAGAGTATTCCTAACTTGGATTGGCTTTCGGTGTGGATCAAGGCATATGCTTTTGTGCATACTGGAGATAACACAAGAGCAATAAATACCATTTG ctCTTTAGAGAAGAAGTCATTGCTGAGGGATAATGTAGACTTACTGGGGAGCTTAGCAGACCTGTATTTCAGAGCTGGAGATAATAAAAACTCTATTCTAAAATTTGAACAAGCTCAAATGCTAGATCCTTACCTAATAAAAG GAATGGATGTATATGGTTATTTATTGGCACGTGAAGGTCGGCTAGAGGATGTGGAGAACTTGGGCTGCCGTCTCTTCAATATTTCTGATCAACATGCAGAACCCTGGGTGGTGTCTGG GTGTCATAGTTTCTACAGTAAACGATACTCTCGTGCCTTATATTTAGGAGCCAAAGCTATCCAGCTTAATAGTAACAGTGTTCAAGCTCTCCTGCTGAAAGGAGCTGCTCTTAGGAATATGGGCCGAGTACAGGAAGCAATTATACACTTCCGTGAAGCAATACGTCTCGCACCTTGTAGGCTGGATTGCTATGAAG GTCTCATCGAATGTTACCTAGCATCCAGCAGTATCCGTGAAGCTATGGTTATGGCAAATAATGTGTATAAAACTCTGGGAGCAAATGCACAGACACTCACTCTGTTAGCAACAGTCTGTCTCGAAGACCCAGTCACgcaggaaaaagcaaaaacattattGGACAAAGCGCTAACACAAAGACCTGATTACATTAAAGCTGTGGTAAAGAAAGCAGAACTTCTTa TTTTGCATATAAACAGGTAG
- the ARPC3 gene encoding actin-related protein 2/3 complex subunit 3, with translation MPAYHSTLMDSDTKLVGNMALLPIRSQFKGPAPRETKDTDIIDEAIYYFKANVFFKNYEIKNEADRTLIYITLYISECLKKLQKCNSKGQGEKEMYTLGITNFPIPGEPGFPLNAIYAKPANKQEEEVMRAYLQQLRQETGLRLCEKVFDPQSDKPSKWWICFVKRQFMNKSLSGPGQ, from the exons ATGCCG GCTTACCACTCAACTTTAATGGACTCCGACACCAAGCTGGTTGGGAACATGGCGCTGTTACCCATCAGAAGCCAGTTCAAAGGCCCAGCGCCTCGGGAAA ctAAGGACACAGATATTATAGATGAAGCCATCTACTACTTCAAAGctaatgttttcttcaaaaattatgaaataaag AACGAGGCTGACAGAACGCTGATCTACATAACCCTCTACATTTCTGAGTGCTTGAAAAAGCTgcaaaag TGTAACTCCAAAggccaaggagagaaagaaatgtacACACTAGGAATCACTAACTTCCCAATCCCCGGGGAGCCTGGCTTTCCGCTTAATGCCATTTATGCCAAGCCTGCCAACAAACAGGAGGAAG AGGTGATGAGGGCCTACTTGCAGCAGCTGAGGCAAGAAACTGGTCTTCGCCTTTGTGAAAAAGTATTTGATCCTCAAAGTGACAAGCCTAGTAAG TGGTGGATCTGCTTTGTGAAGAGACAGTTCATGAACAAGAGTCTGTCAGGTCCTGGGCAGTGA
- the GPN3 gene encoding GPN-loop GTPase 3, translating into MPRYAQLVMGPAGSGKSTYCATMVQHCETLGRAVQVVNLDPAAELFSYPVMADIRELIEVDDVMEDESLRFGPNGGLVFCMEYFANNFNWLEESLGHVEDDYILFDCPGQIELYTHLPVMKQLVEQLQQWEFRVCGVFLVDSQFMVESFKFISGILAALSAMISLEIPQINIMTKMDLLSKKAKKEIEKYLDPDMYSMIEDSTNILKSKMFKKLTKSICGLIDDYGMVRFLPFDRSDEESINIVLQHIDFTIQYGEDLEFKEPKECEEDRSALVDEYFQDHLDE; encoded by the exons ATGCCCCGGTACGCGCAGCTGGTGATGGGCCCGGCGGGCAGCGGGAAG AGCACGTACTGTGCCACCATGGTGCAGCACTGCGAGACGCTGGGCCGCGCCGTGCAGGTGGTGAACCTGGACCCGGCGGCGGAGCTCTTCAGCTACCCGGTGATGGCAG ACATCCGTGAGTTAATCGAAGTGGATGACGTCATGGAAGATGAATCCTTAAGGTTTGGTCCCAATGGCGGCTTGGTGTTTTGCATGGAATACTTTGCCAATAACTTTAACTGGCTAGAGGAAAGCCTTGGGCATGTGGAGGACGACTATATATTGTTTGACTGCCCAG GTCAGATCGAACTCTACACACATCTGCCAGTGATGAAACAGCTGGTGGAGCAGCTTCAGCAGTGGGAGTTCCGCGTCTGTGGAGTTTTTCTGGTGGACTCTCAGTTTATGGTGGAATCTTTTAAG TTTATCTCTGGAATTCTGGCAGCACTCAGTGCAATGATATCTTTAGAGATTCCACAGATTAACATCATGACCAAAATGGATTTGCTGAGCAAGAAAGCcaagaaggaaatagaaaa GTACTTAGATCCAGATATGTATTCTATGATAGAAGATTCTACAAATatattgaaaagcaaaatgtttaaaaagttgACTAAATCTATATGTGGATTG ATTGATGACTACGGTATGGTCCGATTTCTACCTTTTGATCGCTCTGATGAGGAAAGTATAAACATAGTTCTGCAGCACATAGACTTTACCATTCAGTATGGAGAAGATCTTGAATTTAAAGAACCAAAG GAATGTGAAGAAGACAGATCTGCTCTTGTGGATGAATACTTTCAAGATCACCTGGATGAGTGA
- the DENR gene encoding density-regulated protein has product MATDVAEPVVPDCRGDVRSGARSDADYPLRVLYCGVCSLPTEYCEYMPDVTKCRQWLEKNFPDEFAKLTVENSPKQEAGVGEGQGTAGEEEEKKKQKRGGRGQIKQKKKTVPQKVTIAKIPRAKKKYVTRVCGLATFEIDLKEAQRFFAQKFSCGASVTGEDEIIIQGDFTDDIIDVIQEKWPEVDDDSIEDLGEVKK; this is encoded by the exons ATGGCCACAGATGTAGCTGAGCCTGTGGTCCCTGACTGCAGAGGAGACGTAAGGAGCGGTGCCAGGTCAGATGCCGACTATCCTCTTCGGGTTCTCTACTGTGGAG tCTGTTCATTGCCAACAGAG TACTGTGAATACATGCCTGATGTGACTAAATGCAGACAATGGTTAGAAAAGAATTTTCCAGATGAGTTTGCAAAACTTACAGTAG AAAATTCACCTAAACAGGAAGCTGGGGTCGGAGAAGGCCAAGGAACTGcgggagaagaagaagagaagaagaaacaaaagagag GGGGAAGAGgtcagataaaacagaaaaagaagactgTACCACAGAAAGTTACAATAGCTAAAATTCCtagagcaaagaaaaaatatgtcaCAAGAGTATGTGGCCTTGCAACATTTG AAATTGATCTTAAAGAAGCACAAAGGTTTTTCGCTCAGAAATTTTCCTGCGGTGCCTCAGTAACAGGAGAAGACGAGATCATCATTCAGGGGGATTTTACAGATGACATTATCGATGTAATCCAGGAGAAATGGCCTGAG gtggATGATGATAGCATTGAAGATCTTGGAGAAGTCAAGAAGTGA